Part of the Orcinus orca chromosome 5, mOrcOrc1.1, whole genome shotgun sequence genome, ATAAACAGTGGAAGATAACCATTTGGTCATATTTTTTATGAGAATGACATCTTCGGATCGGCTGTCTGGAGTGTGGAAGCATGAAAAGGGGGTCCCATTTTGTGATCAAAGAATTCCTTTATGTTCAGAGCACTGTCGAGCAAATCATTTCTATCCCAGTAGCACTTAGGTGTATAGAAGCACTAGGAAtatggaggaggaagaaaggtgaGGGCACTGTCTCTGAAAACAAGCACTTAAACAAAAGCTTTAATTCTGAAATCGCTTCAGACTGAAGCTATGAGGAGTTTTAATCTCAGAAGGTGATGAAACCTATTACATAGCTCATGGGGAAGGGTTGCCAGGAGGGCAAATAGTGAAATGGCCATTTCTGAGCACTAAACAGGATGTGGGAATAAAGACATTGAGGTTTATCGCCATATCCACCAAGCACTCACGACACTGTGCCAAGGGCCACAAAACTGTATGAGACCTTAAAGATTACTGCATCCAAAATAGAAAACCAAACTCATCAGATTGAAATTAGTGCTTAAGTAAACACAACAAAGTGTAAAATGTCAACTAATCTAATATAGCTCAACTTTTATAGTTATGTGAAAATGTACCCTTTAAATCATATGAACCTGTTCAGTATCCTTTAAAGGATAatctttaaatttctttgatAAGAAAAATTACTTGTTTGATTTAAGGTGGACTGTAAGTACATTTTAACGTTTTCGATATGATGGGAAATGGGACCTCCAAAAATAAGACTGCCAAAAATAAGAATGATGAATAATTCTGTTCATTGGCCCAGTCTTTAAATTCCAGACACCAATATGACCTCTCTTTTCTATATACCCCATTTTCCTCCAAGAATGCTTTTAGCTTCATTTATCCTGATTGGGTCATTGTCACAATGTTCACTGGAAGAAAACAGATTTATCTGGAGATGGCTGCTGCACCTTGCTAGGGACAGTCTGCCATGGAAAAGTTGCTGTAATTAGAACTGTTTCATTACATGAACTTTACACTACCTTGGAATTTATCTGGACAGCCTCTTCATTATAATGTAGGAGCACTTTCTGACCTGAATGGGTGAGCTTCACAAACACCTGCAGACACGGGTACTTGCCCTGACATTGGCAGTCCACACCACAGGTGAAAGACAGTCCATCCAGTCGTCCAAGATGTGCGTGTGGATGATAGTGCAGTTAGATTCTTCTCTCTTGAGTGcttcaatttggaaaaaaataaatgattttcacCCCTAGAAAATTTAGTCCTATATTTCTAATGTGGTAACCCAAGGCATCTATTTCAGAGCAATGTAGGATGATTACAGAAGGCATCTAATGATTTGGGAGCATGGAGAAGCTTGCAATGGGACAAACAGCAGCAAAGTGCCAAGTTCCATCTCAATTATGACCCTCCTTGCATGTTTCTCACTATAGatcaatggttttcaaacttcAGAATCACCTGAGTGGGTTTCATAGAATGAAGAATTTGTTAAAACGTGGGTTCTATGACTTCACTCCCAGGGATTCGGGTTCAGTTGATCCAAGTTGAGGCCCATGAATCTGTATATTTAATAGTATTTAAGTTGCAGGTATTTGGAGAACCACACTTTGTGCAATATTATCCTAAATACCGTAACCACAAAGATTCACACTCAGAAatcttctctctcctgcctcatCATCTCAAGATGCACCCACTAGCTTGTCCTGGTGAAAATGTGCCTTTGGAAGAAGTCCAACCACACGGCTCTTAGACAACATAGCCTCCGAAAGTTGTGGTAACAAGGTACAATTCCACTCTACTTCCAAAGAGGCAAATGCAAATCATATGAGGAATCTCTCATTAGAAAACTTGCCATGTTTTTACTATTAGTAATTTCCTTAAGGTCAAAAACTATATCCTATTCGTCTTTACGTTCCTCAAAGCATAAAGCACAATGCCTCTCACACAGTATAAGCTCAATACGTGTTGTactgaattaaattttaaacattccTTGAGAATTTACACATGGACTGCATATACAGAATGTCACAGGTGCAATGAGACGGGGCAGACAAAATTCCTGCCCATGAAGACTTCGCGGTGGTGTTGAAGAGAAAGGACACTTGTGTATAAAATAATTAGAGAACAGGTCCAAGATAAAGTAAACGAGAGTGAGAGGAAAGGCTCCGATTGAATGCACAGGTCCACCTCCTCATGTATCCTCACACTCACATCTAGGTGagtctttgtgtttatttccctGCGCCTTAAACACAAGAAGTTAGATTAGCAAATTCTAAAGCCAGAATGTTTGAAAAGCATTGTTTAGCTAGGTTCAGACTGCACTCTCATTAAGATCTTGGACTGTatgtaatcatttttctttattaacataACAAACTGAGACACACTGCATTTTAATGTGATCTCAAGGCCCAgggcataaaaaaaaaatcactagataTGGCCTTAGAGGAATAAAATACTGGGCAAGTGAAAatgcaaaaatggaaaataaggttCCTTCACAGGTTTAGCACTGGCCTGATTTTCACAAAATTAATTTCTCTACTTATTTAGACCAGGCATCTTAAAGTATTTAGAGTTGTCTGCCTTTCTGTGTTAGAACTTAAAACTCTCTAAATCCTAACCAAGTGCCAAACAGAGTTTGATTTGAACCTTCCTTGAAGATTTCAGGAAGCTCCAATATAGAGAGTGGGATATTCTTTCCTATGTACAAGGGCCAGGCCAGAGGCTTTCAGGTAGAACCAGGAACGTATTTAAGGCTGAAACATTCAGCATGTTCTTTCAATAGTATTGTGTGTCTATTTGTCAACAAATAGACAAATTCCATCGTTTGATTGAGAAATGAGCGTATAAGGGAGTGGGGATAGGTATGAGCTACCCAAGCCTCTCAACTGTTATGAAGCAAAACCTTCATCTTTTATGAAGCAAAACTATTCTCTGGTGGCACAAGATCACAAGGCAAGAGAGATGAGAACTCACCACTCTTAAACATTCCCTTAATTACTTCCAGCAAACTATTTCCAGAAATGCTTAGAAAAGTAAGTTTTAAATATGAGTAACAGTTTGGTACTAGCTTACAGAAGGTAACTTCAAACCATCTCCCAAatatatcacatttaaaaaaaataatctgacctgcacacacatgcacacactcacacatttaTTGAACTTATGTAGATGTATGTAAtgcagatatagatatatagatggaAAATGGAGTAACAGGAAAAGGAAGGTAGAAAGCTAGAATGAAGGCAAGAGTAAGGTACAAACATGTAGCCTCCAGACCATAAGATCCCCTATAGTTATAAAAGCTGGGCCACAAATTTGGCTCTGAGCTTCCTAGCAGCCAAAGCAATGAAGGAAACACAACCAGATAAAAGATTCCTGGTGTCCACTGAATAAAAGCAAACTGGTTGATCAGGAGCAGAACAGATTCTCCTGCTGCTAATATCAGAGAGACAATTCCCCTGGAATCCTTCCAATGGTGGCACTGTGTGCTATAGTGGAGGATAACCTCCATATTATTGCCCTAACAATGGTAACTCAGGAATGGTGGGAGATGAATCTGATATCAGAATAACAAAAGCAGGCCATACAGTTCCTTTCCTATGACCTTTTTCTTCACTGAACTCCTAGGCCTCCCTCTTCCTCTACCCCCTGGGCCTTCTGTTGCTCTTCGGCTAGCCAAAGGGGAGGTATACCTTGCTTACCCCCTACCCAGTGCCACCCTCCTCCAAAGTACCCCATGTTGTGTGAGCCTGTCCCCAAAATTAAACAGCTCCTCTACAACCCTAATCAACACTCCCATCCTCCTCACTGCAGCAAACTTCAGTTAAGTATCAGGAGGCAAAGAGTCTTATATCAGAATGAATAGGCAGATTCTTTACTGGCTATATGACCTTGGGTATTCTACTtggcctttctgagcctcagctttctcattcataaaatgaaagttaagtaataaaataatacttcCATCATGGACTTGCTATAGGTttaaataggataaaatatatatttgacatatatatttaataaatggtaaatTATTACATGTATTTACTAAGGAAACtacttaaaaggaagaaaactaatatttattgagcaaataccatgtgccaggtagCTATTAGCAAACTCAAAAAACTCAGACTCAAAAAACTTTTGTTATGCTCATGCAAAAGCTCATGCTCATCCCCTTCCCTGGGATATCTACATGTTAAAGAAAGACTTTACTACCTACAGAAATATCTAATATGTGGACCATTGTTGAAAGAATTTTGAGATTGGAGGAGGGGAGCGGCAAAGGAGTATCTTCCACTTTCTTACCACCTCTTCCTCCACACCCAGTTGCCTCCCAGCACTGAGAGAGGAACAGGGATTCTGGAGAAACCAaagccagcctcccctcccctcctctaccACTGTGCTTGCACCTGATTTGAACTGGAAATTCTAGGtctcctctctctgtttcttacCTGAGCATGAAGGGCTTTAGGATGGTTATTCCAAGCAAGAAGAACATTAGGACAGAGAAGCCTATCATTGCAAACCCTAGCAGCATGGCTCAGTCCTCTGCAGCACTGGATGGCAGCTTCCTGTGCACATCTGGCGGTTCTCCGTCATTGTAGTCTatgtttctcttcctcctcaaGGTAGAAAAGGCTGTCCtttgtgggaagagggaaggagatatTTCAGTAAGCTCATAAAGAACTGGGAACAGTGGTGATTATTCTGTGgaatatagaaatattgaatcactatgttgtacacctaccTGGAACTAGCATAgggttgtaggtcaattatacttcaattttaaaaattaaacaaataaactatttgtttttaaaagcctCAGTTTAAATTCTaacatttctagaagaaaacgtaaAACAAATCCTTTATGATCTTGGtgtaggcaaatatttcttagatacaacacacAAGCAcaatctgaaagaaaacaaactggtaaattggacttcatcaaaattttaaatttctgctcttcaaaagacactgttaaaagaatgaaaatcaagcccagactggaagaaaatactgggaaatcatttatctgataaaggacttgaatccagaacacataaagaactctcaaactcAGTAATGCCACACAATCCAGTTAACGATTTCAACAGCCACTTCAAAGAAGTTATATAAAGAGCAaatagcacataaaaagatgctcattaGTAACTTGTACATTAAAACCACACGGAGATACCATCTCACCCCCACTAGAATGGGTTTAAccagaaagacagacaataccaagtgttagaGATGATGTGAAGGAactggaactctcctacactacTGATGGGCATATGAAACAGTATaaccaccttggaaaacagttggTATTTCCtaaaaaagttaaagatatatGGGACCATATGACCCAGGTGTTCCATTCCTACGTATTTATTTACCAAGCAAACTGAAAGCGTATGatcatacaaagacttgtacaccgACGTTCATGGCACCCCATTTGTAAGGAgcccaaaactgaaaacaacccaaatttttATCAACAAGTATAAACTCTTACATTCacaaaatggaataatactcagcaagAGAACTGATAAACACAGTACTCATGATGAACCTCAAAATAATtacgctgagtgaaaaaagccaaacaaaagaGGACacgctgtatgattccattcctacaaaattctagaaaatgcaaacttatctttagtgacagaaagcagattagcagTTACCTGGGGGTTGGAGGAAGATGCAAAAGGACACAGGGAAACTTCCATGGTAgtaggtgatggatatgtttttTATCTTGATTGtgtgatggcttcactggtaCACACACATGTCAAAACTTACCAAATggcacactttaaatatgtgccaTTTGTCATATTTCAGTCATAAAGCGTTTTTtgacaaatgttaaaaaaaaaaagtgggaacaTTTACCAACCCATGGGGGATGGAGGGATTATACCATTTGCCGCCCACCTGAGGGTTGTAAGCAGGCTTCATGCAACACAATGAGATCTTATATTCAGAGCATGGTTAAAAGTCCATCTAAACAAGCTCAAATGAtgtgttataaaattttttttcatgtaacaaAACTAAGGAATGTTGCCTGGGTTAAGTCTTTAGAGATCTGTTTAATCAATGACGAGGAAAGAATTACCTATAAGTagctttcattcattttatgtaaATAGTGTTATAAACTTACTTATCTTCCAGGGAAATTGCATATTTCCCCTGAAAatgttttttacattcttttatgaATTCCATATGGAAAGAATGACTCCGCAAGCTCACATTTGGAATTAATAGCATCCTGAAGTAGGATCTGACTTGTTCTTTCATATCCAGCTGTTGAGAAGGCAGCACATCCACCACATGGCTTTCTGGCCCAGGGCCCAGTCCGTTCAGAACAGTGAGGGCCTCGCTGCAGGCGTCTCCCTCGCCCACCTCTCCTCTGTCCTCATACAGCTCCACACAAGTGGCCCTacgcctcttctctccctctctctgttctgCTCTAGCAAAGGAGGTGATAAATTCTTTCACAAGGGGGCATCCAGGGATCAAAGTCCAAAACAAAGGTTGCCAACTGGTGACCCATGGATAGTATCCAGCCCACAGATGTGTTCTGTTTggccttttctgtgtgtgtggttttttttttttaatgtggaattcGTTGCTAacactttaaaaatcatgaaatttcTCACAAAGATGctgatttctacttttttttaaataaatttatttatttatttttggctgcattgggtcttcattgctgcacgcagtctagttgcggcgagcggggctactgtttgttgcggtgagcgggcttctcattgcggtggcttctcttgatgcagagcatgggttctaagcgcgtgggctcagtagttgtggctcacgggctctagagcgcaggctccgtagttgtggcgcacgggcttagttgctctgcagcatgtgggatcttcccggaccagggcttgaacccgtgtcccctgcattggcaggtagattcttaaccactgcgccaccagggaagccctgatttctaCTTTTGAAAAAACATCACAAGGTCCACATTCCTGCCTATGAACAGCTGGCCAAGTCGAGTAGAGGCTGCCCCTGTGGACAGGGGTGTCTTCTCCAATCTGCAACAGTCCCACAACTTCCTGTGGTCACTGTCACTGATTTGCTATTCCCTGTTCAGCAGGCATTTGTGTCCTGGAGGTACTTCTATTTTAAGAAGCCTAACGAAATCTTAAGCCAAACAAATGCAGGGTAAAAATTCAGGGTCCATCAAGCTGTGTAAAAAGCTTACCAAATTCTGAAGGTGAGCAAAAACCCTGTCAAGGGAATCATTTTCCTCCAAAAGCATATTTTATAGTTTATCCTCCAtccttccccctttctctccccaaTTCCCTTTCTCCCTAGCAGTATCTTCGAGTCCAAAGAGAGCGAAGGCAATGTCGGGCGATCCAGGGTATTCCAggagcctggtctgggaagcacTGCTCTCAGGAGATGGTAACAGTGTCGTTAAACTACTCTGGGAATCAAGGACCTGGTTTGGGGATTTTTAGTCTCCTTTGATATTTTACCTTCTATCATCCCACCCTCAGAGAATGGGAAGGCAAATAAAAAATGTAACGAAAGTTAAGCCagtatattttatagtttctcaACAAATATGATAGCTTGATTAAGAGTTTTAGCCCTAAAGGAAGGTTTGGATATTTTGTAGGTTCCCAATACCCAACACCCAGCATTTCCCTCGTGTTCTGAAACTGGGCTTTTAGTTGCTTTGCACTGTAAAGTATCCGGAGGTTTATCATCAGATATCCATCAAATCCATGCACCAAGAGGGTGATTATGAGGCCTCTTTGCAATTTCTGACATATTGATTTAACATACCCAGTTATAACTGTATGATTTAACATACCCAGTTATAACTGACATAACTTAATTCTGATCTCATTTAGGAATAAGACAGACCTCGTAGTATAATAGACTATGTTTTATCTTTCTAATATTTCTGTCCACTTTGTTTCAAGGCTTCATGAAAAGTTGACAACCTCAGAGACCTCTTGTGAAGAAGTTATTTCATGTTTGGAGGGAAAGATAATACAAAAGAATTGCTAAAAATGAATACAcagctatatatttttaaaatttatttttattttatttttggctgtgttgggtcttcgttgctgcgtgtgggctttctctaattgcagggagggggggctactcttcattgcggtgtgcaggcttctcattgctgcagagcacaggctctaggcgcacagacttcagtagttgtagtgcgcaggctcagtagttgtggctggcgggctctagagcacaggctcagtagttgtggcgcacgggcttagctgctccgcagcatgtgggatcttcccagaccagggatcgaacgcatgtcccctgcattggcaggcggattcttaaccactgcaccaccagggaagcccacacagctatacttttattattgtaataataatagtcttctatttctccagcaaaatggACTAGATACCCACTTTAACTGTAAACATAAAAATTCTggtcaaaacttaaaaaaagagtttgaaaTACTCAAAGGACAAAAACTATGTGAAAGTAGGAACCCAGAAGGGAAAGCAGACTGGAGTAAATTTTAACCTTGAGGACATTTGAAGAACTTGGTGACCTTGAGCTTCAGTCTCACAGTTTGGGGGTGGCgggagacacagagacaggagaCAATGCCCAGGGCCTATCCAAGGTGTGGGAGGTAATGCTCTCCACGAGAGCTGGGACCCATAAGACCTTGTACTCAGTGTAAGGCTGAATTGGAAGTAGCCACCTCCCACACACAACTCCCTAGGAGACTGCAAGGAAAATACCTTACTCTAACCTGACACTGAGTACAGGAGGAAAACTATAATCTCCCCTGAGATTTCATAACCTTAAGGTGTTCCTTAAGAGAGTTTATAGCCAGAATTCACACTACCTGGGAAATCTAAAACCCTCAAGCTAAGAATTTCACTTAATCTTATCTCAAGTAGTTAGTGCCTTCTGGCAGCTGGCAGAAGCAAAGATATATATTCTCTGGAGGAGATCACCTTCAACCTAGGTCTCGAAGGAATCCTATAAAGTTTCAAGGAGTATGTACTCTCATTCTAAAGTCATAAAGCACACAATAAGGACCTTGGAGTGAGAAAAAGCAACAGaatcagatccaaaaaaatacttCAGATATTGgacaacatataaaaatatatctacaatATGCTTGAAGAAATAAAGGAGGGATTGGATATCAGAAAGAGCAAAAGACTCTAAAACATGACCAAGccaatattaaaaagaaccaaatagaatttctagatatgaaaaatgaaataattgacataaaaaGCTCAGTGgacgacaaggacctactgtagagcacagggaactatattcaatatcttgtaataacttataatggaaaagaatttgaaaaagaatatatacatataatatatattttatatatatatatatatatatgtgaatcactttgctgtatacctaaaacattgtaaatcaattatacttcaataaaaaaatcagtggatGGATTTAACAGTTGGATTAGATACATCTGAAAAGATAATTAGTAAATAGATGGacctgcaaaataaataaagtatattgcTAAATATACTTTAGCTAAAGTATAATACAGAGATTTCTTTAATGGAAAATATTGAAGAAAGGTTAAGAAGTGTGGAAGATAGATAGAAAGGTTCTAACATAAAGTCTGTTCagaattccagaaaaagaagagaagaaagccaagcaatatttttaaaaaaacaataaaattacagAATTGCTGAAGACCCAGTCCACAGATTCCAGAAGCCAAGtgggataaaataaaatgaaacccaCACCTACATACATCACAGAGATATTGCACAGACACCAAGACAAGAGAAATTCTTAAAAGGagccagagaaaaagacagattaacTTCAAAGGAATGACAATTAGGCTGAAACCTTACTTCTCTATAACAAGAAAAGAAGCCAGAAGACAGGAATATTGTCAATATGCTGAGAGAAAACAGAACTCTATACTCTGCAAAAGTCTCTCAAGAATAAGTATGAAATAAAGGCATTTCAGACACATACAAGGCTGAGTTTGCCATCAACAGACCTTCACTAAAGAAAAAGGTCAAATATTTactgcaggcagagggaaaacAATCCAGGTAGAAGAGCTGAGATTTAGTCAAAAATGAAGAGCAATTACAGGAGTAAATAGGTAAGTAAAGATACAAACCttacaaaataacaataataataaaacttcaatagttaaatatttaaatttttttaattaaaatggtgatggtgatgatgtcaTCTTGTGGgattaaaagaaaagacaaatacattaTAAGAGCACGTACCTTATAGGAGGTGACAGTGTTACTGTGTTCtaaattactaatattttttgaggaGATGATAAAGATATTGATTTCACTTTGATAAGTTCAAGTCTGCATGCTAAAATTGTTGGAGTATCCACTAAAAGAGTACAAATAGGTGATATAACTTCCAAACcagtagagagagaaagaatgaaagggggaaaaaatcaatccaaaagaaagcaagggagaaggggaaaaagaaaaactcatggAAAAGACAGGACAGATAGAAAGCACaaaaacatgataaaataaaactaagtaCACCTGTAATTACAATAAATCTAAATGGATCAAATGATCCAGTTAAAAGATAAAGACTGTCTGACTggatttaaatatatgtttttacaTCTAAAACACACAGATGGGGAGgatcttcaagatggtggaggagtaagacatggagatcaccttcctctccataaatacatcaaaaatacatctacatgtggaacaacgcctacagaacacctactgaatgctggcagaagacttcagacttcccaaaaggcaagaaactccccacgtacctggacgtgtggctgacagggttttggtgctcttgcca contains:
- the KCNMB3 gene encoding LOW QUALITY PROTEIN: calcium-activated potassium channel subunit beta-3 (The sequence of the model RefSeq protein was modified relative to this genomic sequence to represent the inferred CDS: inserted 1 base in 1 codon; substituted 1 base at 1 genomic stop codon), producing MGCHERRCTSLCMIIRFQFAWTAFSTLRRKRNIDYNDGEPPDVHRKLPSSAAEDXAMLLGFAMIGFSVLMFFLLGITILKPFMLSISGNSLLEVIKGMFKSALKREESNCTIIHTHILDDWMDCXFTCGVDCQCQGKYPCLQVFVKLTHSGQKVLLHYNEEAVQINSKRDVTDCKVKVKQTLTVSDEHKQ